From Juglans regia cultivar Chandler chromosome 8, Walnut 2.0, whole genome shotgun sequence, the proteins below share one genomic window:
- the LOC109007442 gene encoding phosphoinositide phosphatase SAC6-like yields the protein MMERADSSQKLYTSMRLWEFPDQYVVEPTDGSSGSFLAISRNDGSMNLIDELPECNSVRVPRILTIFGVVGMLKLLAGSYLIVITERECIGSYLGHPIFKVSSLKIFPCNHSLENSPAEQKKMETEFSGLLNIAERTSGLYFSYDTNLTLSAQRLHDLGDESKLLPLWRQAEPRFLWNNYMLELLIDKKLDPFLLPVVQGSFHHFQAAIEKDIIEVTLISRRCSRRNGTRMWRRGADSDGYVANFVETEQIIQFNGISASFVQVRGSIPLLWEQIVDLTYKPKFEIVRLEEAPRVVERHFLDLRKKYGAVLAVDLVNKHGGEGRLSEKFANAMQHIVSDDVRYLHFDFHHICGHVHFERLSILYEQISDFLERNGYFLLNEKGDKLKEQLGVVRTNCIDCLDRTNVTQSMIGRKMLEFQLRRLGVFGAEETISSHPNFDEKFRILWANHGDDISIQYSGTPALKGDFVRYGQRTVQGILKDGWSALTRYYLNNFHDGTKQDAIDLLQGHYIVSVSRDLTPSSQKRGLEAVASFPLALLLVLTGFLLTTMSLRQARYDLKHFFFSFMWASASITIASFVRANGRIFCNRPSLHKPR from the exons ATGATGGAGAGGGCTGATTCGAGTCAAAAGCTATATACATCTATGCGGCTATGGGAATTCCCAGATCAGTATGTTGTTGAGCCCACGGATGGCTCTTCTGGTTCCTTCTTGGCAATCAGTCGTAATGATGGCTCGATGAATCTGATTG ATGAACTTCCAGAATGCAACTCTGTTAGGGTTCCTAGAATTCTGACAATTTTTGGAGTAGTAGGGATGCTGAAGCTCTTGGCAG GGtcatatttaatagtgattacaGAGCGTGAATGCATTGGATCTTACTTGGGACATCCCATCTTTAAAGTTTCATCCCTAAAGATTTTTCCCTGCAATCATTCTCTTGAAAATTCCCCCGCAGAACAG AAAAAGATGGAGACTGAGTTTTCCGGGCTGCTAAACATTGCAGAGAGGACCTCTGGTCTATATTTCTCATATGACACCAATTTAACACTGAG TGCACAGCGATTACACGATTTGGGTGACGAGTCTAAATTGCTTCCACTTTGGAGACAG GCAGAACCTAGATTTCTTTGGAACAACTATATGTTAGAATTGCTCATTGATAAAAAG CTTGATCCATTCTTGCTACCTGTTGTCCAAGGGA GCTTTCATCACTTTCAAGCAGCCATTGAGAAAGATATCATTGAAGTTACTCTGATTTCTAGACGATGCTCAAGGAGAAATG GCACTCGGATGTGGAGAAGAGGAGCTGATTCTGATGGTTACGTTGCTAATTTTGTGGAAACTGAGCAAATTATACAATTTAATGGGATTTCAGCATCATTTGTTCAG GTTCGGGGGTCAATTCCATTGCTTTGGGAGCAAATTGTTGATTTGACATATAAGCCCAAGTTTGAAATTGTGAGACTTGAGGAAGCT CCTCGAGTAGTTGAGCGGcattttttggatttgagaaagaaatatggGGCTGTGTTAGCTGTTGATCTTGTCAACAAG CATGGAGGTGAAGGACGCTTGAGTGAAAAATTTGCAAATGCAATGCAGCATATTGTTAGTGACGATGTAAG ATATCTGCACTTCGATTTTCATCATATCTGCGGGCATGTTCATTTTGAGCGCCTTTCAATCCTTTATGAGCAAATTTCGGATTTCCTTGAGAGAAATGG GTACTTTTTGTTGAATGAAAAGGGTGACAAATTGAAGGAGCAACTTGGAGTCGTGAGGACAAATTGTATTGATTGCTTGGACCGTACAAATGTTACCCAG AGCATGATCGGCCGAAAAATGTTGGAATTCCAACTAAGAAGACTTGGCGTATTTGGTGCTGAAGAAACTATTAGCTCACATCCAAATTTTGATGAGAAGTTTAGAATTT TGTGGGCTAACCATGGGGATGACATAAGCATTCAATATTCTGGCACTCCTGCTTTGAAAGGAGATTTTGTTAG ATATGGCCAAAGAACAGTCCAAGGGATCCTTAAAGATGGATGGAGTGCCCTGACACGCTATTATTTGAATAACTTTCATGATGGGACAAAGCAG GATGCAATTGATCTCCTGCAAGGGCACTACATTGTTTCTGTCAGCCGAGATCTAACTCCCTCATCCCAGAAAAGAGGCCTTGAGGCTGTAGCT TCTTTTCCGCTCGCTTTATTGTTGGTTTTAACTGGGTTCCTTTTGACAACCATGTCGCTGAGGCAAG CTCGCTACGATCTTAAGCActtcttcttttcattcatgTGGGCCAGTGCGAGTATAACAATAGCATCATTTGTGAGGGCCAATGGCAGGATTTTCTGTAATCGGCCTAGTCTGCACAAGCCTCGTTGA
- the LOC109007932 gene encoding dirigent protein 19-like: protein MLTNTAMALSLLNKVLATLLFALLLLKPTSSSHHHHHHHPHHGLKSTHFALFQHETINKTGYIIVNGVAGPGVSQTTTPFGTLFAFQDPMTVTPKRSSKLVGIAEGTTITSSLDGLQSISIAKITLSLKHHKGSVSIVGGTHNIKPSDHPVVGGTGDFLFVQGYVTSSPVSLKGLTVVYKIEFHLYWPPYASQTSLS from the coding sequence ATGCTAACAAACACTGCCATGGCTCTCTCTTTGTTGAACAAAGTCCTTGCTACTCTACTCTTTGCTCTCCTTTTATTGAAGCCCACCTCCAgctcccaccaccaccaccaccaccacccccaTCATGGGCTCAAGTCCACCCACTTTGCTCTCTTCCAACATGAAACGATAAACAAAACTGGATACATCATAGTGAATGGTGTGGCAGGACCAGGAGTTAGTCAAACCACCACCCCTTTTGGCACCTTATTTGCTTTCCAGGATCCAATGACTGTCACACCCAAACGGTCTTCAAAACTTGTAGGGATTGCTGAGGGAACTACCATTACTTCGAGTCTGGATGGGCTTCAGAGCATTTCTATTGCTAAGATCACTTTGAGTTTGAAACACCACAAAGGTTCTGTTTCAATTGTCGGAGGCACGCACAATATAAAGCCTTCCGATCACCCTGTTGTGGGAGGCACCGGCGACTTTCTGTTTGTGCAGGGATATGTGACATCGTCTCCAGTAAGTCTCAAGGGCCTCACCGTCGTCTATAAGATAGAATTTCACCTCTACTGGCCTCCATATGCTTCTCAAACTTCTCTTTCCTGA